The following are encoded together in the Deinococcus soli (ex Cha et al. 2016) genome:
- a CDS encoding M20 family metallopeptidase yields the protein MTTTTPGAALQALMADLKVLTDIESPSTDPAAIQRVMDVIEGWARDLGAETHALGGGTRVFRFGVPGGAADQTAEKPVLILTHADTVWPHGTLEDMPWRVDGDRLYGPGTYDMKAGIVGLFHALRALHGQWPRGGVTVLLSPDEEIGSPSSREHIERAAHDSRVALVVEPPVADTHALKTGRKGTGSYTLTFTGVASHAGNKPEEGASAITAAAQATLDLQGLAQPDLGTTVSVGLIRGGSAVNVIPAHATLEIDLRVSTLAEAGRVDAAVRAWTPHDPRVTVRIDGGLNRPPFEQSEGTLALYEQARAVARELGFDLTHAVVGGGSDGNFTAPVIPTLDGLGAPGDGAHAQHEHVRLDRWPDHVRLLTELLRRV from the coding sequence ATGACCACCACCACACCGGGCGCGGCGCTGCAGGCCCTGATGGCCGACCTGAAAGTCCTTACCGACATCGAGTCCCCCTCGACCGACCCGGCGGCCATCCAGCGCGTCATGGACGTCATCGAGGGCTGGGCGCGCGACCTGGGCGCCGAGACGCACGCGCTGGGCGGCGGTACCCGCGTGTTCCGCTTTGGCGTGCCGGGCGGCGCGGCAGACCAGACCGCCGAGAAACCCGTGCTGATCCTCACGCACGCCGACACCGTCTGGCCGCACGGCACGCTGGAGGACATGCCCTGGCGCGTGGACGGCGACCGCCTGTACGGCCCCGGCACGTACGACATGAAAGCCGGGATTGTGGGCCTGTTCCACGCCCTGCGCGCCCTGCACGGCCAGTGGCCCCGCGGCGGCGTGACCGTCCTGCTGTCCCCCGACGAGGAAATCGGCAGTCCCAGCAGCCGCGAGCACATCGAACGCGCCGCGCACGACTCGCGCGTGGCCCTGGTCGTCGAGCCGCCCGTCGCGGACACGCACGCCCTGAAGACCGGCCGCAAGGGCACCGGCAGCTACACGCTGACCTTCACCGGCGTCGCCAGCCACGCCGGGAACAAACCGGAGGAAGGCGCGAGTGCCATCACGGCCGCCGCGCAGGCCACCCTGGACCTCCAGGGCCTCGCCCAGCCCGATCTGGGCACCACGGTCAGCGTCGGCCTGATCCGGGGCGGCAGCGCCGTGAACGTCATCCCCGCGCACGCCACGCTGGAGATCGACCTGCGCGTCAGCACCCTCGCGGAGGCCGGGCGGGTGGACGCCGCCGTGCGCGCCTGGACGCCCCACGACCCCCGCGTGACCGTCCGCATCGACGGCGGCCTGAACCGCCCCCCCTTCGAGCAGAGCGAAGGCACGCTGGCGCTGTACGAACAGGCCCGCGCCGTCGCCCGGGAACTCGGCTTTGACCTCACGCACGCCGTCGTGGGTGGCGGCAGCGACGGGAACTTCACCGCGCCGGTCATCCCCACCCTGGACGGCCTGGGCGCCCCCGGCGACGGCGCGCACGCCCAGCACGAACACGTCCGCCTGGACCGCTGGCCTGACCATGTCCGCCTGCTGACCGAACTGCTGCGCCGCGTCTGA